CTGCGCACTATGAACATACAATAGCTATTACAGAGGATGAACCCATAATACTAACAAAGTTATAATTAAATGTAAAGAGGTGTATACTTTGCAAAGTACAAGGGAAGTTACTATAGGTCAAATAGTAAAATCAAAAGCTGGAAGAGATAAAGATAGAATTTTTATAGTAGTAGATATTATAGATGACCTTTACGTACTAATAGCAGATGGAGATCTTAGAAAGATTGAAAAACCTAAGAAAAAGAAAATAAAACATTTGTCCAAATACAATCTAGTAAGTAAGGAAGTTCAAGAGAGATATAATGAGAAAAAGAGAATTACTAACTTAATCCTTAGACGTGAAATTGAAAAATTTGGATTAAGTTATCCTCAGGAATAGGAGGTATGATTCCTAATGGCAAAAAGTGATGCTATAGAGGTTAAAGGTACAGTAGTTGAGGCTCTACCTAATGCCATGTTTAAAGTAAAACTTGAAAATGGACACGAAGTTTTAGCACATATATCTGGAAAACTTAGAATGAATTTTATCAGAATACTACCTGGTGATAAAGTAACTCTAGAATTATCTCCATACGATTTAACTAGAGGTAGAATTATTTGGCGTGGTAAGTGATGAAGGAGGGGTAATGATGAAAGTAAGACCATCAGTAAAACCTATATGTGAAAAATGTAAGATA
The DNA window shown above is from Caminicella sporogenes DSM 14501 and carries:
- a CDS encoding KOW domain-containing RNA-binding protein; translated protein: MQSTREVTIGQIVKSKAGRDKDRIFIVVDIIDDLYVLIADGDLRKIEKPKKKKIKHLSKYNLVSKEVQERYNEKKRITNLILRREIEKFGLSYPQE
- the infA gene encoding translation initiation factor IF-1, translating into MAKSDAIEVKGTVVEALPNAMFKVKLENGHEVLAHISGKLRMNFIRILPGDKVTLELSPYDLTRGRIIWRGK